A stretch of Carnobacteriaceae bacterium zg-C25 DNA encodes these proteins:
- the gap gene encoding type I glyceraldehyde-3-phosphate dehydrogenase, translated as MTVKVGINGFGRIGRLAFRRIQDVEGIEVVAINDLTNANTLAHLLKYDSTQGRFNGEVEVLEGAFRVNGKEVKVLANRNPEELPWGELGVDIVLECTGFFTSKEKAELHLKGGAKKVVISAPGGNDVPTIVYNTNHTTLTGEETVISGASCTTNCLAPMAKALQDNFGVVEGLMTTIHAYTGDQNTLDAPHGDLRRARAAAVNIVPNTTGAAKAIGLVIPELNGKLDGAAQRVPVPTGSLTELVTVLEKTVTAEEVNAAMKAASNESFGYTEELLVSSDIVGITYGSLFDATQTKVMTVGDKQLVKTVSWYDNEMSYTAQLVRTLEYFAKLAK; from the coding sequence ATGACAGTTAAAGTTGGTATTAATGGTTTCGGACGTATTGGACGTTTAGCGTTCCGTCGTATTCAAGATGTAGAAGGAATCGAAGTAGTTGCAATCAATGACTTAACAAATGCAAATACATTAGCTCACTTGTTAAAATATGATTCAACACAAGGTCGTTTCAACGGTGAAGTTGAAGTTTTAGAAGGTGCTTTCCGCGTAAACGGTAAAGAAGTTAAAGTTTTAGCTAACCGTAACCCAGAAGAATTACCATGGGGCGAATTAGGCGTTGACATCGTTTTAGAATGTACTGGTTTCTTTACATCAAAAGAAAAAGCAGAATTACACTTAAAAGGTGGCGCTAAAAAAGTTGTTATTTCAGCTCCTGGTGGTAACGATGTTCCAACAATCGTTTACAACACTAACCATACAACATTAACAGGTGAAGAAACAGTTATTTCTGGTGCTTCATGTACAACTAACTGTTTAGCTCCAATGGCTAAAGCGTTACAAGACAACTTTGGTGTTGTTGAAGGTTTAATGACAACAATCCACGCTTACACAGGGGATCAAAATACTTTAGATGCACCACACGGTGACTTACGTCGTGCTCGTGCAGCTGCTGTGAACATCGTACCAAACACAACTGGTGCTGCTAAAGCAATCGGTTTAGTTATTCCTGAATTAAACGGAAAATTAGATGGTGCTGCACAACGTGTTCCAGTTCCAACAGGTTCTTTAACAGAATTAGTTACAGTATTAGAAAAAACAGTTACTGCTGAAGAAGTTAATGCTGCAATGAAAGCTGCTTCTAACGAATCATTCGGTTACACTGAAGAGTTATTAGTATCTTCTGATATCGTAGGTATTACTTACGGTTCATTATTTGATGCTACTCAAACAAAAGTAATGACAGTTGGCGACAAACAATTGGTGAAAACTGTTTCTTGGTATGACAACGAAATGTCATACACTGCTCAATTAGTGCGTACTTTAGAATACTTTGCAAAATTAGCAAAATAA
- a CDS encoding NAD(P)H-dependent oxidoreductase encodes MKTLVLSAHPTPLQSHSQSFFKETVQSLKEVTYIELVNEQPSVEQLIQYDRIIFQFPVYWYSAPSLLKNWMDETILGDDKRLNGIEFGIVAVFGVSKSHYQAGGKALYTPSEMLRPFEMFANHLGMVYLPPFCVFQFDYMCPKDKQLLLVDYWQYVCGVKNPTFKQRGEFLISALRLFETSPHLIEAIEDKQQEIDELQMIVGDLT; translated from the coding sequence ATGAAAACATTAGTTTTATCAGCTCATCCGACACCTTTACAATCCCATTCACAATCTTTTTTTAAAGAAACGGTACAATCCTTAAAAGAGGTTACGTATATTGAGTTAGTCAACGAACAACCAAGTGTGGAACAATTAATACAGTATGACCGTATTATTTTCCAATTTCCAGTTTATTGGTATAGCGCGCCGTCTCTATTAAAAAATTGGATGGACGAAACGATTTTAGGTGACGATAAACGACTAAACGGTATCGAATTTGGAATCGTTGCCGTTTTTGGTGTATCCAAATCGCATTATCAAGCAGGTGGAAAAGCGTTATACACACCTAGTGAGATGTTGAGACCGTTTGAAATGTTTGCCAATCACTTGGGAATGGTGTATTTACCACCGTTTTGTGTCTTTCAATTTGATTACATGTGTCCAAAAGATAAACAACTGTTATTGGTCGATTACTGGCAATATGTGTGCGGTGTTAAAAATCCAACGTTTAAACAACGTGGTGAATTTTTAATTTCTGCGCTACGTCTTTTTGAAACATCACCGCATTTAATTGAAGCGATTGAAGATAAACAACAAGAGATTGATGAATTACAGATGATTGTAGGTGATTTGACGTAA
- a CDS encoding HTH domain-containing protein, with protein MIKLVPEAQQQFSRRLSILLLVELNEVIGRRTIADSLNLSERIVRNEIEQLKQLGFVTQSKNGLSLTDNGRVFLSDIHRDSKNEQERLVLQEQLKNKYQLRDCIVVPGDATVNQDTIIHLGQALSNILNRVLPTGENILSVSGGTTLSKVVSHVSKKVAKNRQFYVVPTRGSGSGDLSIQANTISHTLAQRLNGETLNLYIPEQISSSSQELLLEDPTISNTVSLLKKSNCLIYSIGDATIMASRRGASAKEIDRIKESGAVGEAMGVFFNAHGQIVYRLARIGLYIDDLHNLPCEVLVVGGSSKALALSAYLKMVPQQTILIVDETLANLVLKEDTL; from the coding sequence ATGATAAAACTGGTTCCCGAAGCACAGCAACAATTTTCAAGACGACTATCCATTTTATTGCTCGTTGAATTGAATGAAGTCATTGGACGCCGTACAATTGCCGATTCTTTAAATTTGAGTGAACGAATTGTGCGCAATGAAATCGAACAACTAAAGCAGTTAGGATTTGTAACGCAATCAAAAAATGGTTTATCGTTAACCGATAATGGTCGAGTGTTCTTGAGCGATATTCATCGTGATAGTAAAAACGAACAAGAGAGATTGGTTTTACAAGAGCAATTAAAAAATAAATATCAGTTGCGCGATTGTATCGTTGTACCTGGGGACGCTACTGTAAATCAAGATACAATCATTCATCTCGGTCAAGCGTTATCGAATATTTTGAATCGTGTTTTACCAACCGGAGAAAATATCTTATCCGTATCAGGTGGAACAACGCTTTCAAAGGTCGTTTCCCACGTTTCAAAAAAGGTGGCAAAAAACAGACAGTTTTATGTCGTCCCAACACGCGGGTCGGGGAGTGGAGATTTGAGCATTCAAGCCAATACCATCTCGCACACTTTAGCCCAAAGGTTAAATGGTGAAACGTTAAATTTATACATTCCCGAGCAAATTAGTTCGTCATCACAAGAATTGCTGTTGGAAGATCCAACCATTTCGAACACTGTGTCATTATTAAAAAAATCAAATTGCTTGATTTATAGCATCGGAGATGCGACAATAATGGCAAGTCGACGTGGTGCGTCGGCAAAAGAAATTGACCGCATCAAAGAAAGTGGTGCAGTCGGCGAAGCAATGGGTGTATTTTTCAATGCACACGGGCAAATTGTTTACCGCCTGGCAAGAATCGGTCTTTATATTGACGATTTACATAACTTGCCTTGCGAAGTTTTAGTAGTTGGTGGAAGTAGCAAAGCGCTAGCTTTATCAGCTTACTTAAAAATGGTCCCACAACAAACGATATTGATTGTTGATGAGACTTTAGCAAACTTGGTTTTAAAAGAGGATACTCTTTAA